CAAAGATGATGTCATCTTAAATGAGCCTTCTGCAGATGCCCCAGCTGCTCGCTACCAGACCATTGAGGAAAATATTAAGATCTTTGAGGAAGATGAGGTTGAATTCATCAGCGTGCCTATCCCAGAGTTTGCAGACAGTGATCCTGCCAACATTGTTCATGATTTTAACAAGGTGAGCCAGGTGCCCTGAACTGTAAAAGAATGCAAGTTCCTTAATTGATGCTTTTGTAGTTTCAttttcagtatttgctaatttattctatttatggtttactttttaaaaaaatggcctTGGGTTTCTTCTGCCCTGCAAGATAAACTCCAACATTTGATGGGCTTTCTGTCTGAAGCAGACCCTCAGTGAACCTACCTTTCTTCCCCTTGCCTTGTCTGTCTTAATACACACCATATGCTGTTCTTCCTTTGCTGCTAAATTGCTTTTAGAAATCTAAATGTTTACATGGTTTAGTTTAACtcattttaatcctcaaaaccaTCCTATGAGATGGTCTTTCTCGATCAGGTTTCTCATCTGAACCGTAAGAACACAAAATCATTTAATTGACTTAGTTCTCTATGGATGGTAGTAACTAGTTAGTACTATTCTAGATGCATAGGAgagaagttaatttttatatacaatAGATGGATGCCTTGGAGGGCATTAGGGTTTATAAGTGAGGGGACTGGGGACTAAGTCTCTTAATCAGGTGATAGtttatttgagttaattttaatagtttgttGTTATCTGATAAGAACTGTATTTACTAGTAGCAAAATTTCCTCTCCCATTACTATTTCCATTCCTACCCCACCAAATTCTTGATTTGTGGAAATGCAAGTGATTTACACATTCTAATAGTACAAGTTATTCTTAAAAATCCAGTTGCTGCCTGTCTGTATATTGGTAATATTTGTACATTAATCTaatgaaaatatatctttttcttcccaGAAATTCACAGCCTATTTAGATCTTAAACTGGATAAATGCTATGTGATTCCTCTGAACACTTCCATTGTTATGCCACCCAGGAACCTATTGGAGTTACTTATTAACATAAAGGTATAAAACTTTCAAATACTTCTTATTATTGATGCTGTTACAGCATCTTGGAATTCCTTGTTGAGAAATTAGCCCTATAGGAGCCCATCTTACTGACAGTATGGCTAATAAGCATTTTACAACGAGGAACTAAGACTTGTGGTTTCaggttttttccttgtttcttttaatactttatattttgaaattaaaatgtaatttctaaaattatatttaagttttCCTAAAGGGCCAGAGAATAAATcgtaggcttttaaaaaataagatctgTGTTGCAACTAATCAATTTTGatgccatagacaatatgtaaacaaatgggcacaactatattccaataaaactttatttatagaaacagaTGGTGGGTAGTAGTTTGCCAATCTCTGTTCTGTACTATAATCTCTAAGAATTTTGTCTGCTTTCCTTGTCTGTTCAATGTATGTTTTGAGATATCTGtgtaatatattcttttccaaatgtaGGCTGGGACATATTTGCCTCAGTCATATCTGATTCATGAACACATGGTCATCACTGATCGCATTGAAAACATTGATCACCTGGGTTTCTATATTTATCGACTGTGCCATGACAAGGAAACTTACAAACTGCAACGCAGAGAAACCATTAAAGGTAATACTTTCTCATGTTAAAATGTTGGCAGAAAAGTTTGTTTTACTTCATTGTGTTAAATTAGATTTAGATGTAAGCTAGTCATCGTTACCAATACACTTGCCGTGagtgagaaaataaaactatattgtaCCTTGTATAGTATTTCTAGATTCCTGAAGAGTCATCTTAATTCTAAATCTACTCTTTTCAGATAGAATAGGTGAATGTGAAATGTCATTCCCTTGAGGTGCTCTTACCTCACTTTGCATATGGCCACCCAGTCCACCTTTCCATCCTACCCCTTCGGTTGAGCTGTACTGTGCAAGGGTTCTGCTTATCCGGAGGGTCTCTGAAGTAGCTCTTCATTTGTATGCTCAGGGATCTAGGTTCTAAGCAGAGTTTGCCTTTTGGATCACATTGAAGATAACCACAGTCAGGTTAGTTCGAAAGGAATTTGGCTGAAGAATTAGGAGCATTGACACAACTAATGTAGCTTTGCCAAATCACTTCACCTTTGTTTTCTCACGTGATGACATTATCTCCCCATTTTTTTTCAAGatcattgtaaaaataaaatgaaagtacaCGTGACAGAGCTTTAGAAAGTAAGGAGTGCCATGCAGATACACTATGGTGTGATTTCTTTGAAATTGTGGCACCTAGTTAAAGTGCATTCCTGGCTTTCTGTTAGCACTTTTGATAATCCTGTTCTCCCACATTGGGCTGGTGAGTCACCTGAAGCCTGctgcttgatttctttcattttaaaatgatcttatggttcatagttttttttaaagtcataattttacatataatacaATTCACCCTTTTTAGTGTGTAGTTCTGTTTCAGCAAATCACCGCCACAGTCaagacatagaacatttccacTACCTTCAGGGTCATAAATTTATATGTATggcattattattgttactagCGTCTGTTAAGATACTTAGTttagaaaagagagggaaattaTTTTCTGCAGTGTTAAATCTACTTCTGCAGTGTTAAAAAAATCTATAGAAGTTAATGGAATatagagtaaaatattttttatgtctaAATAATAACTGTGAGAATTAACATGAATATTTATTACTGAagaatcagaaatttaaaaaattttcccttcCAAACAGGTATTCAGAAACGCGAAGTCAGCAATTGTGCTACGATTCggcattttgaaaacaaatttgctGTGGAAACTTTAATTTGTTCTTGAACAGTCAAGAAAAACATTATGGAGAAAAATTTAACACCACAGCATAACCCCACCCTTTGTATTTTGTgcagtgattattttttaaaatcttctttcaTGTAAGTAGAACACAGGGCTTCACTGTTTTTCATCTCATTAACTCAATTAAAaccattatctttaaaaaaaaaaatctttttttctttccaggtgTGGTGTCTTTTATCTTGAATTAGTAGTTGTATGAAGTCATAGGTAATAGTACACTTCACCGTAGATCTTAGGAagagtttaaatttcattaattcatttatccagatttttatgttttaattatgCATTTTTAAGAGGAGGGGTTATCTAATAATCATATATATGCATACGTAAAAATGGACCACAGTGACTTATTTGTAGTTGTTGCCCTGCAACTTAGTTTGTTAGAGCATTTGagtacacattttaattttcctctaATTAAAATGTGTAGTATTTTCAGTGTCATATTTAACTATTTAGAGTATGATTTCCACCTTGATGTTTTAATATCCTAGGTATCTggtataataatattttagaaaatgtttggaATTTAAGAAATAACTTGTATTACTAATTTGTATAATCTATACCTGTGCAATGGAATATAAATATCACAAAGTTGTTTGACTAAAGGACTGTGTGTTGTTTTTCCCACATAATAAAACCAAAGAGTAATTTGGTTCTTCATATCTTGAGATAATCCATGTTAAAGAAGAAACTATTTCTTAAAAATCCAGTTCTCTGTATACAGTGGGTAAAgtcaaagtttttttaaaaaataaaaaacttttaaagtaacTACATTCTTCATGGATGCTATTAAAGTAACATCTAAGACTCAACCTTGAAAGATGCTGTTTAAACATTGTAGAATAATGCTTTTGTATTTAATGGAAGGGCTGTCATTAAACCTGAACTTTCCAAGGAACATAAAGTGCTTTCTTGAGAATGTCTTCTCACAAATGGAGCATTTTGAGTTATAGTGGTGATTCTTATATTTCTAAGGTAGTTTCCTATCTGAAATAATTTAGAATCCACCCCTATTTAAAATATCTAAGAGTAATTTCACTGTAAATTCCTGAGACAAATTCCAATTCTGAATTTAAGAAGTCAGAATTTTTAAAGCATCACAAACCCATAAAGGATTTAGTCTAGGAACCAGTTCTGGTCTAACAAGAATATTATTTGATTCCTGGCTCTTGGTTTCTTTACAGTAATACTGTAAAAGCTTCAGGCTGGCTAGTCAGGTATTCAGAGATTGAGGATTTGTTTTAGAAGAGAATTTATTCTAATAAAATGAGAATTGCTTTTCCTTACCTTCAGGGCTCTGAAATTTCATAGTTTTTACGGGCTATGAACATTTAGGAGTacattattaattcattcagcagatacttAACTGAGCATCCTTTATATGCCTGGGACATGGCATGAAGCACTGAAGGTATACCTGTGAAGAAGAAAGACAATTGCTGCCTTAGTGGAAACTCACAGTCTAGTGAAAGGGACTGATGAATAACCAACTAATTACAATACAGTTGTGATTGGTACTGTAATGGGGAAGAACGGGTCCAGGAGCTTTGGGAGCCTTTATGAGGGACAGTGAGATTTTTGGAATGTGAAGTACATGGGACCAGGTAATAGAGGACCTTTTATGCCATCTTGAGGACTTCCTTCAATAGATCATGGGCTGCTGTTGAAGGTTTATATTTTGGAAGGTTgtattttagtttctgttttcctACGGATAATAGTAATGCTCTATTCGTTAGGACAGATGAACTGCTGTAACAATCCTAACATCTTAGTGACTTCAAACAGTaggattttgtctgttttcatCATTACTTCAATGTGGCAAGAAGTCTCCCAGGGACTCACACTTGCTCATCTTGTAACAATGCCAGCTTTGAATCCTCAAACTTGCCCTGGAAGGGGAGGAGCTAGAGTGCTAAATCCTGCAGGGGTTTATAGGCAGGCCTGAAAGGCACACATTGCTTTTCCCCATTTCCATTGGCCAGAAGCTTCTCAGCCATATGACCCCAGGCCATATGGGAGATGGGGAAATGTAGTCATTGGGTGTGTCCAGGAGGAGAACCAAAATAATCTGCTGAACACAAAACATTGTCTTTACCACAAATGGACAatttgaatgaaatgaatgaatgaaaaaaactcACGAGAAAATAAAGATCATCCATAATTCCATCACCCAGAAATAATCATAATAAGAAATTGAGTgtgtttttaaaactgtattatCTTACGACAATAGCAGCACACTCTTGACAGATTtggaaaatatatagaaacacagGGAAAATAGAAGTTATTCCACCTACCGAGAGCTCACTGGATTTTtcgtttttgttgttattttggtCTATGCACTTGACTTCTGTGTCTTTACTGTTTTACAGTCTTTTCCTCCACTTAATATAAGCACTTTACAGATCGTTGAAAATTCTACATTTTAAAGGCTGCATTATATTTATCGTGGATGTGCTGTAATTTTCTAATAAGTTCTCTCTTGCTGGACGTTTCAGTAATGTATGACATTTCTGCCATTAAAAATGCTGAGATGTATCCCTTATATAGAGTCAGTTGAATAGGGGTGCCCCTCTCACCCAAGCTTGGTCAGTCAGATGGTGCCCAGGAGTTTTGGAACTCCAACTGAGATTCTGGGTTATACCCTTTGAACTCGTGTGCCATGCCTGAGACTGCAGTCTTGGTGTGGGCATGGGCTTGGGAAAATCAGAAGGCAAAGGAAGTGAGTGAGAAGATGACATCATCAGGCAGGCACAGAGGACTGCCTGGTTTCCCGGTGGCTTAGGCGAGACTCAGCTGTACATGCGTCCCTGCCCTTGAGTTCTGTGCGGCACTCCATCTTGTGTATGTGCGTATTTACCTAAGATTGCTCTAATCCAGCTCCTTTCCAGGAACATTGTATCCCTATTGCGTGGTTGAAAGAAGAGCACACAAGTCAGAAGATTAAAATCTTTGCAAGTTGTTAGGACTCTGATCGTGATCATTCATCGGTGACACAGCAGTAAGACTCTGGCTTAAAAggtggaagaaaatgaaacaataaatgtGAGAGTGCTTTGTACAGGTCTGTACAGTTGTTGGCAGTTATGCTTTTTGTGAACCCTGATCTTATTTTTTagtgcctattttttaaatttctgcttttcCTGTATCCATTTTAGATTCTCAACACACGTTAATAAGTGggatgcaaaaacaaaacaaaacacagtgttCTAAATGGTATTTATCTCAAGTAGTACAAGTGGGGTGTAGAATATAAAGAAACTTAAAGGCAGTTTAATAATGCTGTTAACGAAAAGGAAATGGATTATGGGGAGGAACAGGTCCAGATTCCACGTTTGAATGCGGTTATGTCATACTGGCTGAATCTATAACATTCCTCGAAGGGCACATTTAATAGTTTACTAGACAGCCCCTCTCCACCTAGTGAAGAGTGTTGCCCAGAATTATGTAAATCCTACTCTGATGGACAGCAGTCTTTGCACATTTAACTCTTTGAGACTCAGTAAGGGcttcatatgtatatttataaaaaggACACGGGACATGTcctttttttataaggacatgtTGTTGAATGTCTCGTCCAAAGTCAATGTTTGctttcctctctctgggtctTTCTCGTTCATGTATTACATGAGGAAGAAGCATGGTTTAGTCTCAGCTCTCTCACTATTTATCACTGTTAGGCTTTTATCTTATTGAGAAAATATTAATCACAATTtaagatttataaatatatatatactgtagcCTTTACTCAGTGTGGACTCTTAATCCTTCCAGCCTTCTATTGCAGATTAGTCCTGAGAAGCAGATGGGTGGGAGTGGGCTCTTGGGAGCTCAAAATCCATTTCTAAGTGGCATAAAACAAGAGCGTCCTAACTCTCTCgcatatatttgtaaataatttgaTGGGATTTCTATATTCAGTTTTAAGCTTATATTTGTATTCACATTTTTATTGTAGAAGTCATATAGAAATGTTGATGGTAAAAAGTGCCCCCTTTTTTCTACCATCCTCTTCTCCAGTCCCATTCCCACCATTGTTAACAGTTCAACGTGTAGGGTAATTTTTAGATGACCTTATTCTTGCCCTAGTCAGTAAGAAGATGAAGACACCTTCCATCTGGTCAGATGATGATGAGGTCTTACGTGTGTTCAACTGGGAGTGTGTTCAAGAAGCCCAAGCCAGAAACCCCATCCTCTCCCCAGTCGCCAAGTCCTCCACCTTCCAGCATCTTCCTGCTCTTCTGCAAACATGGCTTAACATCCACTTCACCCCTGCAATCCACTCTTCATACTGCAGCCACAACAATCTCTTCAAAACACAAatttgatgttttctttataACACCCACGGCTTTAAAACACTCTCACAGCTTTCCCTGGCTCTTAGGATAAAGAGCAAATTACTTAATGCTGCATAATACAGCCCTAACCCACCTCTGCAGCCTCATCCTAACCATACTCCCCTTTGCTCTTTGCAGCCTGTCACACTGGCTCCCTTACAGTTTCTTGGTAAATGCTATTTTCCCTCTCTTGAAAATTATTCCCATTCATTCTTCACCATGCCCTTTCATTAGCTTCTAGGCAACCTTCAGAATTTAGTTCCCTTTCTCAAAGGAAACCTTTCCTGAAGCATTAGGAAAATTCTGTTTCATGATTTCACAGCATCACGTATTTCTCCTTCATGGCAATGAAagtgattaaaattttatattttgtcattGTTGCTTATTTGATTAATTCCCCCACTAGACTCCTCAATATCTTGATagggtgcctggcacgtagttgGAGCTCTTAATTATTTGTTCAGTGAATTAATCATTCCTCCCCATTCCACCTTCATTCCCTAGTCTTGACCACCATCACCTTTATTATGGATAATATAACATTTCCCAGTTGTCTAGATGTCTCTTCCAAAATCTACGTTGGCTTTCTCAAATCTGTCCACTCTGGATCTTTGTGAGTTGGATCAAATATAAATTTGATCATGTCTTTCTTTCATAAAGCTGCATTTAGGAAAAAGTCCAAACTCTTTCCAAGCCCTACAATTCTGCCCTCAGGAAATTTCTCTTCACCACTTTTATGTTTTCATCCTAACCTCTTCTTTCTGTTCTGGCCTTTATATAAGCTGGTGGCCCTgcctaaaataattttctctctccctgcaccccttcctccccacaaacaaaacatttagttaattcctactcatcctttatACCTCGGATTAAAAATTTTCTCAGAAAAAGCCACTATACCTCTTTAATTCCAATAACTTCCATGTTATTTTACTATGTCTCCCCGAAACCTTCCATTAGACTATTAGCAAAGCTTACCACTGTGTCCTCTCTAGTTGGTGTGTAATAGGTCTTAAcattaaatgaaggaataaacTAAATTCTTGGTCAActagctagaaaaaaaaaagtttaacatcAACTTTATTAAAACCAAATTATTTTTGGCAGACAATCTTCATCATTTGAATGGACaattcaattaacatttattgaatgaatgagctaCATTTTGTGGATCAGCTAATTCAGCTGGTGAGGGTTTTACTTGGAGGCTGTTTCATCCTGGCAGGCTCATTGTGCAAAGACATAGCCTCATTCTAAGTAAAATGTTCTGTGAGAGTCATATTAAAGTTTTTGCATGACAGAAGTGGATGACTGATATATATCCCCTAATGTTTCAAACCAAACTTACATCTTTGTCCATACTATGTCATTCCACTGAATTTGGGATCAGATGCTCTTCCACATTCAAAAGGATACCGACATTCTTTAGAGTCCCAGTGATTGCCAAAAGGGGGTGATACTAACTTTAGAGACGTAGGAGGACTATTTGGTTGTCACAAGGATTGGGGATGCTATTTATATTTCCTAGGTGAAGCCAAGGATGCTAAATGTCTTAAAAGCTGGGAGTCCTGCACAACAAAG
This region of Orcinus orca chromosome 18, mOrcOrc1.1, whole genome shotgun sequence genomic DNA includes:
- the ITM2B gene encoding integral membrane protein 2B; translation: MVKVTFNSALAQKEAKKGEPKSSEEALIIPHNAVAVDCKDPDEVVPVGQRRAWCWCMCFGLAFMLAGVILGGAYLYKYFALQPDDVYYCGIKYIKDDVILNEPSADAPAARYQTIEENIKIFEEDEVEFISVPIPEFADSDPANIVHDFNKKFTAYLDLKLDKCYVIPLNTSIVMPPRNLLELLINIKAGTYLPQSYLIHEHMVITDRIENIDHLGFYIYRLCHDKETYKLQRRETIKGIQKREVSNCATIRHFENKFAVETLICS